The following DNA comes from Novipirellula caenicola.
CTGAATCTCGGCAGGCCCACTGGGCAATACCGCCGGTTCTTGACGGACATCCACTGGTAAATCGATCAAGTGGCCTACCTTATCAATGCCCGCCATCAAGTCGTAGAACTTTTCGATCGACTTACCGGCTTTAGCAAAAGCCCCAACGACCACCGTCACCACCAATTCACTTGCCACCAATTGGCCAAGTGTTAGTTGGCCGTCAATCACCAACCATCCGCCCAACGCAAGCAGAACGGTCGACGCAATTGCGTGCAGCGAAATGGCAAACACGACTTGCCGAATCACCACGCGAAATTGAAGCTGCCGCGCGGCGACGTACTGGGCCGTCAACTGGTTCGCGCGTTGCACCGCCAACGTTTCGCCTCCGCCCAACTTGAATACCGATGGCGAAGCGATCACATCTTGCAACCAATGAGCCACCCGGTATTTCGTTTTCGATTCGTCAATCGACGTTTCGATTCCACCGCGGCCAAGTATCCATGTGATCGAAATCATCGAGATCACCAGCACGATGTCAAAACCGAGCAAGAACGGATGGTAAAACGCCAGCAAGAACAACCCGAGCACCGTCGTCAAGACAATCGTCACGCCGTCCATCAACAGCACCGCGGTTGCTTTTTGGATCGTCATGATGTCAAAGACGCGATTGGCAAGCTCACGAGGAAACTCGCCGACCAACGACGTCTGGTTGACTCGCGGAAATCGGTGCGCCAAGTCGCCGACAATGCGAACGAACTGACGCCGTTGAATCAATTCGACCGCGATGGCTTGCAAGACCTTCAGCACCCCGGCGATACCGAGACACGTCAACAGCATCACCCCCAACACAATCAGCGGCTGCAAGTAGGTGCCCCAGCTGACGACATTGACCAACGATTCCACGGCCAGCGGTGTTGCTAACGCGAGGACTCCCGCTACGAATGCAAACAATCCGACCGTGAAGATGTCGCGGCGATCGAGGTACAACAAACCAAGAAAGCGGCGGAGCGGCGTGGGATGGTGATCGTGGGGATGCAAGTCCGACGTGAATGAATCGCGTGCGGTGCGAGCTGCCGAGATCGAGACGCATGGCAATTCTTTTCGGCACGCAAAACAACGCGGCGGAGTATCCGATTGGAGCCAACTGCGAAGCTGCGACTTGCTGTAGCTCCGCGACCGAGTCGATACAGGCGTCGCGGGAAGATCGCTAACTTCACATCCTTGGATCGTACGTCCCGAAACCGTTTCGAGCACATCAAATCGACCATCGCTGTGCACGATCAGGATTGGGAAGTGTTCCTGGACAAAACCGAACAACTCTTGAGGCGTTGTAAATTTTGTCTCACTCAAAATCAGCTCAGCATGCTTCGCGCTGGCCAACAGACGGGCTAACGGATCGCCAGGCTGGGTGTCCGCATGGTCGCCACTGGCCTGCACGTCGGAACGCTGGATCGGCACGCCCATCGCCAACCCGATGTGCGTCAGAACTCGGAACAAAGTCTCTTCACTGAGCGCATGCGTTTGCGGCGTAACAGAATTTTGCAAAACGAGACTCGAGTCGGGTTCGTGCATAAACGTGATGGGGTCGAAAGAGTCAACCGCGGTAACGACGCCAAGCTTCACAGAGCGGTAACAAATGGACGTTATTTGGGGACCATCGAGGTCACACGAAGTTTATTACGCGACAAATTTGTCGTCAATTGATATTCGCCTTTTGCTTGCAAGATCTTCATGCGGAAAACGGGGAAAAACACGAGGGGGGATCGTGAAACGGCGGGATGACTAGCGAAAACGTTTTCGTGAATTTACTTTCGTCTTTCTGGCGATATACTGGTCGGCATCCCCATCTCGTGACTTATCGCTCCGGCAACGACTTTTCGAAATGAGCAAGACGGCCAAACCATCACGCCCGTTACCAGCAAGCGGTGAAACCAGCCGCTGGAACTTTCTAACCAATCACGCCCACGTGCTGATCGTGCTGTACAGTCATCCCGATATGGTGTTACGCGAGGTCGCCTTGCGAGTCGGTATCACCGAGCGAGGAGTCCAGCGGATCATCCAAGATCTCGAAGACGAGGGGTTCCTTCGCCGAGAGAAGGTGGGCCGCAAGAATCACTATCAAGTGTTGACCGACGAATCGCTCCGTCATCCGCTGGAAGCCCATCGCACGATCGGCGATCTGCTAAAGCTGATCAGTGGTTAACGCCCGACGTCGTCTACTTTGGGTTCGCGCTCGCGGCACCCGTCGGCGATAGACTCCACTCGCAACGGCGTTGGGTTTAACCCAAACGCCGACGCGATTGCGATGTCGCCTGACCCATGTCATTTCGCGATGACTTCGCTGTGCTTCTTCTTGGCGCTAATTGGCAGTGTTACTTTGCTTTGCCACCGCCCCAAAACTTATGGTCGAGCGACCATTCGCCTGGGCCGGTGATGAACAACGCGGCGTAGGTGGTTAGATAGATGGCAGCCAATTCTTTGACTTTCCATGGATCGTCACCATGCACCACGAACAGCGCGATCACCATCGTGAAGGCCAGCGGTAACAGTGCCAAGCGTGTGCCCAAGCCCAAGATCAACAGCAGCGAGCAGCCAACCTCGGCACCAATCGCCATGATCAAACTGAGCTGGCTGCCCATTCCGATCGGGTCGGGAAAGGCGTCGGACATCGCGCTGAATCCCATCACCTTCTGGATCCCATGCACGAGCATGAATAGGCCGAACGCGACACGCAGGACAAGTAAACCGACGGAAATTTGTTTAGCAGACGCAAGTAACATTGGAAAGATCCTAAGTGAGTGAAGGGACCAGGGAAAAGTGGCTGCGCTGATCGTCGTTCAGCGCTAGTTGTGAAACAGCAAGTCAGAAAGTAGAAGCAATTTCCGTTGCCACCTGGACCGCAGCGGCTTCGGTCGCGGCAACATCGTCAGGCCCTGCGAGAGTGGGCTCGACCACCACCGAATGGATATGCGTAAATCCGACAAATCCCAGTATCAACTCTAGGTACGTCTTTTGAAAATCCATCCCCTGGGTTTGCTCGCTGCCATAAGCGCCGCCACGAGCGTAGACAACCGCAACAGGTTTGCCAGTGACCAATCCGCTATAGCCGGTCTCGGGCGAAAAACTAAACGTCTGGCCTGGCTGAGCGATCACATCGATATAGTGTTTCAACTTGTAGGGAATTCCAAAATTCCACATCGGAAGACTGATTAAATACTTGTCGGCCGATTTGAACTCGTCAATCACGTCGACGACGCTTTGCCATGCTTTGGCCTGACTCGCATCATGCCCTTGGCCATGTAGTACTTGGTATTTCGCGTCGATTGTGTCACCGTCGAATTCGGGAAGCTTCTTTTTCCAGAGGTCGATCGTCAGGATTTCATCATCGGGGTTGGCCGATTTGTAGGCGTCAAGAAAAGCATTGGCAACTCGAATCGATTTCGAGCGTGCTTTGCGGGGAGACGATTCGATGTAAAGCAGTTTGGACATGGTTTGCTCTGCAGGGATGGAAAGTGTGAACGTTGGTTTTTCGAAGTCGACAAAGTTGCCAGCGAGTTAGGTTCGCTGGCGAAGTGGTGGTACGGTCGTGATCTCAACTCAGATCAAACAGGAGCACATCACTCGATTGGTTCGCCGTGACGTGAAGCGATGTCGCTCGGCTCGACGCCACCGCGTCGCCCGCTGCGAGTGTGGTCCCATTGACGGTCACCTCGCCCGTGGCGACTTGTAACCATGCATGTCGATTTCGCTCAAGCGTGTAGTCGAGGCTTTCGTTCGCCAGCAATTTGCTGGCGAAGATTTTGGCGTCTTGATAAATCCCCACTGCCGCGTGCGAACCGTCGGGCCCGGCGATCAAATTCCACTGGTTCGTTTTCTGGTCGTCGGTCACCTTGTTCTCGCTATACCGCGGCTGCACGCCACGCATCGCAGGTTGGATCCAGATTTGCAGAAAGTGATTCGCCTCGGTGGGCGACGGATTGTACTCGCTGTGGGTGATTCCCGTACCAGCGGACATCATTTGAATGTCATCCGGCGTGATGATGGCTCCTTTGCCCGTACTGTCTTTGTGCTGTAACGATCCATCGAGCACATAGGAAATGATTTCCATGTCACGGTGCGGGTGCGTTGGGAACCCTCGCCCCGCCGCGATTTTGTCATCGTTGATGACGCGCAGACTGCGAAATCCCATGTGTCGTTGATCGTAGTAGCCACCGAACGAGAACGAGTGGAAACTTTTTAGCCAACCCAAATCGGTGTGCCCTCGCTCGGCCGCTTGGCGGACCAACCAATCGCTGCTCGTGGGTTCATCGGCCAGCGTCACCGCAGGTTTTGCGGCGATCTGAATCAGCCCTGCTGCCGTCATCGAAAGCATGTTTCGTCGGGACGCGTTCATCGTATTTCCTTTGTATCGCGGGGGAGGAGGGCTTAGGTCTGAGATGGAATACCGCCGCGACGCGAAAGCCTTACATGTAAACTATTGGTTTTTAGTAAAAAATTTTTCTTAGTCTGGGATTCCTTGCCGCGCCCTGGCCAGCGTCGTGATCAGCGATTTCAATTCGGCAGCAGGAACATGGCCCAGTAGGGTGCGATGTAACTGCTCGATCGGGGTGTCGATTTTTCGCAGCAATGATTTTCCTGCCGTGGTGAGATGGACCAGGAAAACGCGGCGATCTTCGCTTGATTGTTCCTTGGCGACCAGTTGACGGTCGACCAATTGATCGACCACCCGCGTGATCGCCGGCGCGACCTGGATCATTCGCTCGGCGATCTCTAGGCAGGGCATCGGTTTGGCTTCGCCTCGCATGATCCGCATCGCGTTGTATTGCGACGGTGTCAGCGCGTATTGGCGAAGCAGTCTCGCTAAGCGATTTTCCAGCAAATCGCTGGTCCGCATTACACTCAGCATCGCTTCTTGTTCGACCGATTCAAACGGCTTTTTCTTTTTCAGTTCGCGACTTAGGTTGCGAGTAGCCAAAGCGGATTACCTCATCGGATGCGGGATATGCCAAGGCTCTGTCTGAACACCGTAGCGGAAGTCGTCAAGACTTTCGGCAGCATGGCATCCCCCCTTGGGAAATCGAAATTCTTCACGGCTTGTTGATTTAGTCGTACGATGGACTTCCTAGTCCGTCGAATCCACCATTGACGGACTAGGAAGTCCATCCTACGACCCTTGCCGCAGGAAACTTCAATAAATCAACAAGCCGTTCACGAATTCCGCTACCAAGTTTCCGCCTCTGATGCGTTCTCAAACAGTGCCTCGAACTTTACATGTCATCTATTTAAGTAGCAAGTCCGCCGAGCGATATCGCATTTATGGAAGTGCAGGCAGAGCGTCCGGCACGGGCGAATGTGGTTTGAGCCAGCACCGCGATTTATCGTCGCTGGAAATTCCACTGCAGCGGTGCGTTGGTTTTGATGGTTTTGGCGATCGATTCCGCAAACGCCTTTTGTTCGTCGTGAGCGAGCCAAACCGATTTGTCGGCATACAGCGCCGCGAAATTGGGTTCGTCCGAGACACTCGAGGCGATCGCCAGCAAAAGCTGCGAGTACCAGTCGGCATCCTTGCTGAATTCGCTCACCAGCATCGCTTGTTCTTTGGCTTTGAATGCGAGACGTGGAATGTCCGAAGCGCGTAGGGAGTAGATTACGGCCAGCAGACGCCGCGCGTCCAATTCCAACTCGGGCGTTTTCAGTAAACCCGACAATTCGCTTTCCGCGGTGCTCAAGTCCTCCGCAGCCGCAAGTTGGCGTGCCCGCAGAAAACGGATGTAAGGGTTTGCTCGATCCGCCTTGTAGGCCGTCAACATGTCCATCTTGGCTTTTCGAGTTTCGCCGAGCGACGTGTAGACAGTACTGCGGGCAGCGATTGCAAGAAAATGCAGCGGCGTGTTGGCTTGGATGACGAAGTTTAGCTTTTCCAATGCCTCGTCGTGATAGCCGATTCGTTCTTGTAGCAGTGCCTCGGCGATGATCGCTGGATAGTCATCGATCGCATCGGTTTGAAACGTCGATAGCAAGGACTCACACTCGCTGCGAGTCCAGATGCGACTGGGGTCGGTGAATCGCCAATAGCGTTCGAAAAACTGAGGCCCTTGTTGTCGCCACTGGATGACGTCTTGTTGCCACTTTGCACCGTCCTGGAAAGCCTTCAGTCGACGCTGAATGACGAGCCGAGACGCGGCGTCAAGTTGAGAGAGGGCGGCTGCGGAAGCGATTTGGTCATTCTGCGTTAGTTGCAGATTCAGCAGGATAAGCCGATCGTTTGGCGACGCTTGGTCGGTTAAGTTAGTACGTCGGCCTACAATGCGGCGATTCCGAATATCAAAAAGGGGAATGTCGCTCGCCTCGAGTTCTGCGAGCCTCTGGTCCTCCTCGATTTGCAACAACTGCCAACTGATTTGCTTCTTCAACGCCTCTTCGCGGACCGATTCGAAATCGCGTTCCGTTTCTCTAAGCGTGGATTGAATTCGCTGTAATTCCTGAGCGAGCAGCGGTTTGCGCTGCTGGTGCTGATGAAACTCGCGATGGATCCCTTGCAATGCAGCAATTTTCCCGTCTTTCTGCATTGGTGGTTGGGAATGGCTAGGATTGGGGTGGATAAAACCGCAAAGGACCAGCACCACAACGAGTTCGATTCGGAAGCGAACGGGAATTCGATTGCCTCCTCGGGTGCAGACCCTTATGATTGGGAAAAGGTCGGTCTTTGCCATCACTAGGCTCCCCTCGTCACTTTCATCGAAATAGAGGCATCCAACTATGGTTACGGTAACGATGCGCTGCGCAAGCGTCAAACAATTCGCGTGGCGTCTTGGATTGCTGCTTGGCGGCGTTTTGCTTAGCGGTTCTGCCGGAGCAGCCGAACTCGAAACTTCGAGCGATCCGGTGCGGGCGGCTTTGGAAGCCGAAGCCAAGGGGCAATTAACGGACCGAACGGCGTTGATGGAATTGTCGCAGAACCCCGATGCAGCCCGCTGGCACGCAGGGCAGGTCTTTGTCGATGGTCAGTGGGTGGGGCTTGATCAGCTAAATGCCGAGCGGTTAACGCTTCGCTTAAGGCAATACGTGCAACAACGAGGTGAAGGGGACCTTGATATCGAGGCTCATCGCCACCTAGCCCGCTGGGCGGAAACCAACCAATTGGATGCTCAGGCGAGGGCACATTGGCAAGGTGTCGTGGCGCTGAACCCTGACGACCGAGCGGCAAGGGCAAAGTTGGGGCAGCAACTCGTCAACGGTCAATGGTTATCGAAAGACGAAATTCGTGAGGCAAAACGGCAATCAAAGGAATTGGCAAAGCAAGCCAAAACTTGGTTGCCTAAAGTGAAACAGTGGGTAGCTGCGATTTCTGGCTCGGATGCAAAGGGGAAATTGAAAACGCTTGAAGAGTTGCGGCAACTCGAGGAT
Coding sequences within:
- a CDS encoding ATP-binding cassette domain-containing protein; translation: MQNSVTPQTHALSEETLFRVLTHIGLAMGVPIQRSDVQASGDHADTQPGDPLARLLASAKHAELILSETKFTTPQELFGFVQEHFPILIVHSDGRFDVLETVSGRTIQGCEVSDLPATPVSTRSRSYSKSQLRSWLQSDTPPRCFACRKELPCVSISAARTARDSFTSDLHPHDHHPTPLRRFLGLLYLDRRDIFTVGLFAFVAGVLALATPLAVESLVNVVSWGTYLQPLIVLGVMLLTCLGIAGVLKVLQAIAVELIQRRQFVRIVGDLAHRFPRVNQTSLVGEFPRELANRVFDIMTIQKATAVLLMDGVTIVLTTVLGLFLLAFYHPFLLGFDIVLVISMISITWILGRGGIETSIDESKTKYRVAHWLQDVIASPSVFKLGGGETLAVQRANQLTAQYVAARQLQFRVVIRQVVFAISLHAIASTVLLALGGWLVIDGQLTLGQLVASELVVTVVVGAFAKAGKSIEKFYDLMAGIDKVGHLIDLPVDVRQEPAVLPSGPAEIQWSDLVLDGGLSKSKVPAATIDAGSRVAIVGDDTNGRSLLARALAGITSPIEGTAQVAGHDPVHAAATGEGRFLAYAGANDLFHGTLRENLDLARSGMTAHRLRDALKSVGLLDLVLQMPDGLQSRLQTHGYPLSDIESRQLVLARAILMQPKLLIVDGLLDDLSSEDRHTIWQTLAADNAPWTLVVTTNRQDVAELCEIQIAVRKAA
- a CDS encoding helix-turn-helix domain-containing protein, whose protein sequence is MSKTAKPSRPLPASGETSRWNFLTNHAHVLIVLYSHPDMVLREVALRVGITERGVQRIIQDLEDEGFLRREKVGRKNHYQVLTDESLRHPLEAHRTIGDLLKLISG
- a CDS encoding DoxX family protein, yielding MLLASAKQISVGLLVLRVAFGLFMLVHGIQKVMGFSAMSDAFPDPIGMGSQLSLIMAIGAEVGCSLLLILGLGTRLALLPLAFTMVIALFVVHGDDPWKVKELAAIYLTTYAALFITGPGEWSLDHKFWGGGKAK
- a CDS encoding FMN-dependent NADH-azoreductase, with product MSKLLYIESSPRKARSKSIRVANAFLDAYKSANPDDEILTIDLWKKKLPEFDGDTIDAKYQVLHGQGHDASQAKAWQSVVDVIDEFKSADKYLISLPMWNFGIPYKLKHYIDVIAQPGQTFSFSPETGYSGLVTGKPVAVVYARGGAYGSEQTQGMDFQKTYLELILGFVGFTHIHSVVVEPTLAGPDDVAATEAAAVQVATEIASTF
- a CDS encoding pirin family protein, whose protein sequence is MNASRRNMLSMTAAGLIQIAAKPAVTLADEPTSSDWLVRQAAERGHTDLGWLKSFHSFSFGGYYDQRHMGFRSLRVINDDKIAAGRGFPTHPHRDMEIISYVLDGSLQHKDSTGKGAIITPDDIQMMSAGTGITHSEYNPSPTEANHFLQIWIQPAMRGVQPRYSENKVTDDQKTNQWNLIAGPDGSHAAVGIYQDAKIFASKLLANESLDYTLERNRHAWLQVATGEVTVNGTTLAAGDAVASSRATSLHVTANQSSDVLLFDLS
- a CDS encoding MarR family winged helix-turn-helix transcriptional regulator, translated to MATRNLSRELKKKKPFESVEQEAMLSVMRTSDLLENRLARLLRQYALTPSQYNAMRIMRGEAKPMPCLEIAERMIQVAPAITRVVDQLVDRQLVAKEQSSEDRRVFLVHLTTAGKSLLRKIDTPIEQLHRTLLGHVPAAELKSLITTLARARQGIPD